The Clostridium chauvoei genome has a window encoding:
- a CDS encoding TIGR00266 family protein — MNSHEIDFELFGDDMQFVEIELDPKETVIAEAGAMMMMDNDISMETIFGDGNSKNSGILGKLGSAAKRVLTGESLFLTAFTNTGAFKEKVAFASPYPGKIIPIDLSSYSGKIICQKDAFLCAAKGVNIGIDFKRKLGTGFFGGEGFILQKLEGDGLAFIHAGGTIVKKTLSPGQKLKIDTGCLVAMTKDINYDIQFVGGIKNTLFGGEGLFFATLSGPGEVWIQSLPFSRLASKVFAAAPVTGGSSKDEGSILGPIANIFENTF, encoded by the coding sequence ATGAATTCACATGAAATAGACTTTGAGCTTTTCGGCGATGATATGCAATTTGTAGAAATTGAACTTGATCCTAAAGAAACTGTCATTGCTGAAGCAGGTGCAATGATGATGATGGATAATGATATTTCAATGGAAACTATCTTTGGAGATGGAAATTCTAAAAATAGCGGTATACTAGGGAAATTAGGCTCTGCTGCTAAAAGAGTTTTAACTGGTGAAAGTTTATTCTTAACTGCTTTTACTAATACAGGAGCTTTTAAAGAAAAAGTAGCTTTCGCTTCTCCTTATCCTGGAAAAATAATTCCTATAGACTTATCATCTTATAGTGGAAAAATAATTTGTCAAAAGGATGCGTTTCTTTGTGCTGCTAAAGGTGTTAATATTGGAATTGATTTTAAAAGAAAGCTAGGAACTGGCTTTTTTGGGGGTGAAGGCTTTATTCTTCAAAAGCTTGAAGGAGATGGGCTTGCTTTTATTCATGCAGGAGGAACTATTGTAAAGAAAACTTTATCTCCTGGTCAAAAATTAAAAATCGATACTGGATGTCTTGTTGCTATGACTAAAGACATTAATTATGACATACAATTTGTTGGTGGAATTAAAAATACTCTTTTTGGTGGTGAAGGGTTATTCTTTGCTACTTTATCAGGCCCTGGAGAAGTATGGATTCAAAGCCTACCATTTAGCAGATTAGCATCAAAAGTATTTGCTGCTGCTCCTGTAACTGGAGGTTCTTCTAAGGATGAAGGAAGTATTTTAGGCCCTATTGCAAATATATTTGAAAATACATTCTAA